A region from the Sandaracinus amylolyticus genome encodes:
- a CDS encoding M48 family metallopeptidase, translating into MSEEFRFDRYVESRKSGAFGRDDAARYAYSADVAMLRSFQRIRPVELAAAAVVRTGKEMVRGQLLGQAVKVGPRQFVRLQKIAERCAQTLSVPTPQMYVVNSPVVNAFTFGTDEESFIVLHSALVDALDDKELEFVIGHETGHIQNKHVVYGTALTILTQGFGMVLGPLIEPALIALRSWYRRAEITCDRAGLLCSGDLDAGVSSFMKLAIGSRRLYEEMDVESYLAQLEEGQTSIGRFSEFFATHPFLPKRIQALRTFADSQLYRQHVGQDGGISIEEVDERTSRIIAIVGKDEPQAGGTGGSAQ; encoded by the coding sequence ATGAGCGAGGAGTTCCGCTTCGATCGCTACGTGGAGTCCCGCAAGAGCGGCGCCTTCGGTCGGGACGACGCCGCGCGTTACGCATACTCGGCCGACGTCGCGATGCTGCGCAGCTTCCAGCGCATCCGGCCCGTCGAGCTCGCGGCCGCCGCGGTGGTGCGCACCGGCAAGGAGATGGTGCGCGGCCAGCTCCTCGGGCAGGCGGTGAAGGTCGGCCCGCGCCAGTTCGTGCGGCTGCAGAAGATCGCCGAGCGCTGCGCGCAGACGCTGAGCGTGCCGACCCCGCAGATGTACGTGGTGAACAGCCCGGTGGTGAACGCGTTCACGTTCGGCACCGACGAGGAGTCGTTCATCGTGCTGCACTCCGCGCTCGTCGACGCGCTCGACGACAAGGAGCTGGAGTTCGTGATCGGCCACGAGACCGGTCACATCCAGAACAAGCACGTCGTCTACGGCACCGCGCTCACGATCCTCACGCAGGGGTTCGGCATGGTGCTCGGCCCGCTGATCGAGCCCGCGCTGATCGCGCTGCGCTCGTGGTATCGCCGCGCCGAGATCACGTGCGACCGCGCGGGCCTGCTCTGCAGCGGCGATCTCGATGCCGGCGTGTCGAGCTTCATGAAGCTCGCGATCGGCAGCCGCCGCCTCTACGAGGAGATGGACGTCGAGTCGTATCTCGCGCAGCTCGAGGAAGGGCAGACGTCGATCGGCCGCTTCAGCGAGTTCTTCGCGACGCACCCGTTCCTGCCCAAGCGCATCCAGGCGCTGCGCACGTTCGCGGACAGCCAGCTGTACCGCCAGCACGTGGGCCAGGACGGAGGGATCTCGATCGAGGAGGTCGACGAGCGCACCAGCCGTATCATCGCGATCGTCGGGAAGGACGAGCCGCAGGCAGGCGGCACCGGAGGGAGCGCACAGTGA